In Luteitalea sp., a genomic segment contains:
- a CDS encoding NAD(P)H-binding protein, whose protein sequence is MATLALFGATGAIGRSMVDALRVDGTPYRVVGRSRSALEGAFGTDALAEIATWNPEDEASIKEAAAGIDTIVYAVGVPYWEFRLHPILMKKTIDAAIAVGVAHILLIGTVYPYGRPRAERVREDHPREPHTFKGKMRKEQEDLLLAADAAGRLRGAVLRLPDFYGPNVDKSLMGSAFRAAKEGGRAPLLGPIDTPHEFVFVPDVGPVVTKLVREPRAWGSVWHFGGLGVITIRAFAEEIFAQAGRQPKLFVVNNWMLRVAGVFNPMMRELVEMNYLLKTPVIMNDDRLRDLLPGVHKTAYSAGITATLGAM, encoded by the coding sequence ATGGCAACGCTTGCACTGTTTGGAGCCACCGGAGCGATTGGACGAAGCATGGTCGACGCTCTCCGCGTGGACGGAACGCCGTACAGGGTCGTGGGACGCTCACGGTCCGCGCTCGAAGGGGCGTTCGGCACCGATGCTCTGGCGGAGATCGCAACCTGGAATCCAGAAGATGAGGCCTCCATCAAGGAGGCCGCTGCTGGAATCGACACGATCGTCTACGCCGTGGGCGTACCTTACTGGGAATTCCGACTGCACCCGATCCTCATGAAGAAGACGATCGACGCGGCGATCGCCGTGGGCGTGGCTCACATACTCTTGATTGGGACCGTCTATCCGTATGGTCGCCCTCGTGCGGAGCGGGTGCGCGAAGACCATCCGCGTGAGCCGCACACGTTCAAGGGCAAGATGCGCAAGGAGCAAGAGGATTTGCTCTTGGCCGCGGATGCCGCTGGCAGGCTTCGCGGTGCAGTGCTCAGGTTGCCGGACTTCTACGGTCCGAACGTCGACAAGAGTCTCATGGGGAGCGCCTTCCGCGCCGCGAAGGAAGGCGGACGTGCCCCGCTCTTGGGTCCCATCGACACGCCGCACGAGTTCGTCTTCGTTCCGGATGTCGGGCCGGTGGTGACGAAGCTCGTGCGGGAGCCGCGCGCCTGGGGCAGCGTGTGGCACTTCGGCGGTTTGGGTGTGATCACGATCCGTGCCTTCGCCGAGGAGATTTTCGCGCAGGCCGGCCGCCAGCCGAAGCTCTTCGTGGTAAACAACTGGATGCTGCGAGTGGCCGGCGTTTTCAACCCCATGATGCGCGAGCTTGTCGAGATGAACTATCTGCTGAAGACTCCGGTCATCATGAACGACGACCGGTTACGGGATCTTCTGCCCGGCGTCCACAAGACCGCTTATTCGGCTGGCATCACCGCAACCCTCGGAGCGATGTGA
- a CDS encoding DNA mismatch repair protein MutS encodes MGDDRPDEIVEVPIEGVLDLHAFAPRDVVAVVDDYLAAAREKGLREVRLIHGRGIGAQRAAVHRLLRSLPAIEFWDAPESHLGATIVRFRDPDDVGSR; translated from the coding sequence ATGGGCGACGACAGGCCTGATGAGATCGTCGAGGTTCCAATCGAGGGCGTTCTCGATCTGCACGCGTTTGCGCCAAGGGACGTGGTCGCCGTCGTCGACGACTATCTCGCAGCCGCGCGGGAGAAGGGGTTGCGCGAGGTACGCCTCATCCACGGTCGTGGCATCGGCGCGCAGCGAGCAGCGGTTCATCGGCTGCTGCGGTCGCTGCCGGCGATCGAGTTCTGGGATGCGCCGGAATCGCACCTGGGCGCGACCATCGTGCGCTTCAGAGATCCCGACGACGTCGGAAGCAGGTAA
- a CDS encoding radical SAM protein: protein MAVYLINPSDVSFGTAVITPRWLYVLAAATPSAHGDPIVIDETLEQLDPAVLRPGDVVGIGIHTSNAFRGYELGRLARERGAYVVFGGIHATLFPDEAHQRGGAHGVVRGDGDMIWAEVLEDCAAGRVKPVYEGGRVDGATFRAARWDLLPRDRYMWGSVQTVRGCPKHCSFCSVWRTDGQQPRQRVASAVAQEVMELRRLGFRFILLADDNFYPVTLEDLRQAGRRSDRHRLDELSALRAERFELMAELARLPDDLKFYTQITMEAAEDPEFLDAMRKAHIRGALVGVESVTAEGLKAVFKNFNDAGDALVTRLQAFRQHGIHLLGSFIFGLPTDTPETFRATADLAQQADLSFAQFVMLTPFPGTVDFARWEKELGSEAPEIDGVPLTRYWLVPPDQRPKVYLPHPGMSADEIRRGTQETWDRFYSLPVIWRRARFLRSLRSRLAFVLISKLYRQMYANTGIATDSARTIRSARWARWLARSCRRLFVTAPLSDQQTLSVARSGDSRQ, encoded by the coding sequence ATGGCTGTGTACCTGATCAACCCGAGTGATGTGTCGTTCGGCACCGCTGTGATCACGCCTCGCTGGCTGTATGTGCTGGCGGCCGCCACACCTTCCGCCCACGGCGATCCCATCGTCATCGACGAGACATTGGAACAGCTCGACCCGGCTGTGCTGCGGCCCGGCGATGTGGTCGGCATTGGCATTCACACGAGCAACGCCTTCCGCGGCTATGAGCTTGGACGCCTCGCGCGTGAGCGCGGCGCGTACGTCGTGTTTGGCGGGATCCATGCCACCTTGTTTCCCGATGAAGCGCATCAGCGCGGTGGTGCGCATGGTGTCGTGCGAGGCGACGGCGACATGATCTGGGCCGAGGTGCTCGAGGATTGCGCCGCAGGCCGGGTCAAGCCCGTATATGAAGGTGGGCGGGTCGACGGCGCGACGTTCCGGGCTGCGCGATGGGACCTTCTGCCGCGCGATCGCTATATGTGGGGGTCGGTCCAGACGGTGCGCGGCTGTCCGAAGCACTGTTCGTTCTGCTCGGTGTGGAGAACAGACGGCCAGCAACCTCGGCAGCGAGTGGCGAGCGCAGTGGCCCAGGAAGTGATGGAGCTGCGCCGACTTGGGTTCCGGTTCATTTTACTCGCCGACGACAACTTCTATCCCGTGACGCTCGAGGATCTGCGACAGGCGGGACGGCGCAGCGACCGTCACCGCTTGGACGAGCTCAGCGCTCTTCGCGCCGAGCGGTTCGAGCTGATGGCCGAGCTCGCCCGGCTGCCGGACGATCTCAAGTTCTATACTCAGATCACCATGGAAGCGGCCGAGGATCCGGAGTTCCTGGACGCGATGCGCAAGGCGCACATCCGTGGCGCGCTCGTCGGCGTCGAATCGGTGACTGCCGAAGGGCTCAAGGCCGTCTTCAAGAATTTCAATGACGCCGGCGACGCGCTCGTGACCCGCTTGCAGGCCTTTCGCCAGCACGGCATTCACCTGCTTGGCTCGTTCATCTTCGGGCTGCCGACCGACACACCTGAGACCTTTCGAGCCACGGCGGATCTCGCGCAACAAGCCGATCTCAGCTTCGCGCAGTTCGTCATGCTGACGCCGTTCCCGGGCACGGTGGACTTCGCCAGATGGGAAAAAGAGCTCGGATCAGAAGCGCCGGAGATCGATGGCGTGCCGCTGACGCGCTATTGGCTCGTGCCGCCCGACCAGCGGCCGAAGGTGTATCTGCCCCACCCGGGGATGTCCGCGGACGAGATCCGTCGGGGCACGCAGGAGACCTGGGACCGCTTCTACTCCCTTCCCGTGATTTGGCGGCGCGCGCGCTTTCTCCGGTCGCTTCGGTCGAGGCTTGCGTTCGTGCTGATTTCGAAGCTGTACCGGCAGATGTACGCAAACACCGGTATCGCAACCGATAGCGCGCGCACGATCCGCTCCGCGCGATGGGCACGATGGCTGGCGAGGTCATGCCGCCGCTTGTTCGTGACGGCGCCTCTCTCCGATCAACAAACGCTATCGGTAGCGCGCTCAGGAGATAGCCGACAATAA
- a CDS encoding PQQ-binding-like beta-propeller repeat protein, producing MRVLMLCLLVIAATAQTHAENWPQWRGPSGSAVSTERNLPERWDGTSGIAWTAPLRVRGISTPVVWGDRVFITSQVGAGALREGNHPTLVQGGTAQDAGERALGLDEETRDAKVLFLVEAFRRGDGGLLWTFELPAEGELPGVHEKHNLASASPVTDGERVYAIFGTGQMVAVDMSGKRAWQRNLAEEYGAFQISWGHGSSPIVYKDLVILPCYHEPASYLLALDRRTGETRWRVERESEVLSYSTPLLVESASGDELVLNSSQGIEAYDPSTGKALWHMDEPNRFPIPTPVHHDDVIYASRGYRSGPYAAIRTGGRGDIAASHVLWNVPTGAPYIASLVYYDGLLYMAGDVGVVTCIDAKTGERVWQERIDGIFTASPVAGDGKIYLVSETGETIVMRAGRTPDLLARNPIDGRLLASPAISGGWLFLRTDDSLVAVSGQAMG from the coding sequence ATGCGAGTGCTCATGCTCTGCTTGCTGGTGATCGCGGCAACCGCGCAGACTCATGCCGAGAATTGGCCACAGTGGCGAGGGCCATCGGGCAGCGCCGTATCGACGGAGCGCAACCTCCCGGAGCGCTGGGACGGGACCAGCGGCATCGCATGGACGGCGCCGCTTCGCGTCCGAGGCATCTCGACGCCGGTCGTGTGGGGCGACAGGGTGTTCATCACATCGCAGGTTGGCGCTGGCGCGCTTCGTGAGGGGAATCACCCAACGCTCGTCCAAGGCGGCACGGCGCAGGATGCGGGCGAGCGCGCGCTCGGCCTCGACGAGGAGACCCGAGACGCGAAGGTGCTATTTCTCGTCGAGGCTTTCAGACGCGGCGACGGAGGGCTGCTGTGGACCTTCGAGCTGCCGGCCGAGGGCGAGCTGCCGGGTGTTCACGAAAAGCACAACCTCGCGAGCGCGAGCCCCGTGACCGACGGCGAGCGAGTGTATGCCATCTTCGGCACGGGCCAGATGGTCGCCGTCGACATGTCGGGCAAGAGGGCGTGGCAGCGCAATCTTGCCGAGGAGTACGGCGCGTTTCAGATCTCCTGGGGGCATGGAAGCTCGCCCATCGTATACAAGGATCTGGTGATCCTGCCGTGTTACCACGAGCCTGCCTCGTACCTCCTGGCGCTCGACCGCCGGACCGGCGAGACGCGCTGGCGCGTCGAGCGGGAGAGCGAAGTGCTCTCGTACAGCACGCCGCTTTTGGTTGAGAGCGCCAGCGGAGACGAGCTGGTGTTGAACAGCAGCCAGGGCATCGAGGCGTACGATCCATCCACGGGGAAGGCGTTGTGGCACATGGATGAGCCCAACCGCTTTCCCATCCCCACGCCAGTCCATCACGACGATGTCATCTACGCGAGTCGTGGATACCGGAGCGGGCCATACGCGGCGATACGAACGGGTGGGCGCGGCGACATCGCGGCGTCGCACGTCTTGTGGAACGTCCCAACGGGTGCGCCGTACATCGCGTCGCTGGTCTACTACGATGGGCTCCTCTACATGGCCGGTGACGTCGGTGTCGTCACCTGCATCGACGCGAAGACTGGCGAGAGGGTTTGGCAGGAGCGCATCGATGGGATCTTCACGGCGTCGCCCGTGGCCGGCGACGGCAAGATCTACCTGGTGAGCGAGACGGGAGAAACGATCGTCATGCGTGCCGGACGCACTCCCGACCTGCTCGCGCGCAACCCCATCGACGGCCGGCTCCTCGCCTCTCCCGCAATCTCCGGCGGCTGGCTCTTCCTTCGAACCGATGACAGCCTGGTGGCGGTGAGCGGCCAGGCGATGGGTTGA
- a CDS encoding response regulator: protein MHSVLRTLIVDDEPLARARLKRLLEAEPDVTIVGECRTSAEAVQAICREAPHILLLDIQMPEGDGFSVLQRMPSDLRPLPILVTAYSEHAVRAFDAQAFDYLLKPISAERLRASLDRARAQLAERRRLELSGALAHPHQEALPGPYADRLAVPAGPRIRFVPVNEVDFITAQANYAELHVGGTTYLVRETMSALEGRLDPRVFVRIHRSRMVRLNLIADIEPLASGQYVLRLKTGVRLTSGRSYRVRLRRALGLDDGRD, encoded by the coding sequence CTGCATTCCGTCCTTCGGACGCTGATCGTGGACGATGAGCCGCTCGCGCGTGCGCGGCTCAAGCGGCTCCTCGAAGCGGAGCCAGACGTGACGATTGTTGGCGAGTGCCGCACGAGCGCGGAGGCGGTACAAGCCATCTGCCGGGAAGCGCCGCATATCTTGTTGCTCGACATCCAGATGCCGGAGGGCGACGGCTTCTCGGTTCTGCAGCGGATGCCGTCCGATCTGCGTCCCCTCCCGATCCTCGTCACGGCGTATTCGGAGCACGCCGTGCGTGCGTTCGACGCACAGGCATTCGACTACCTGCTCAAGCCCATCAGCGCGGAGCGCCTCCGTGCCTCCCTCGATCGTGCACGCGCGCAGCTCGCCGAGCGGCGCCGGCTGGAGCTGTCCGGCGCGCTGGCACACCCGCATCAGGAAGCCTTGCCCGGACCGTACGCCGACCGCCTGGCGGTGCCCGCCGGACCGCGCATCCGCTTCGTGCCGGTAAACGAGGTGGACTTCATCACGGCGCAGGCGAACTACGCGGAGCTGCATGTCGGCGGTACGACATACCTGGTGCGCGAGACGATGAGCGCCCTCGAAGGCCGACTGGATCCGCGTGTCTTCGTGCGCATCCATCGATCACGGATGGTGCGGCTGAACTTGATTGCGGACATCGAGCCGCTGGCGTCGGGACAGTACGTCTTGCGGCTCAAGACCGGCGTCCGGCTGACGTCTGGGCGAAGCTATCGTGTCCGGCTTCGTCGAGCGTTGGGGCTGGACGATGGGCGGGACTGA
- a CDS encoding ATP-dependent helicase yields the protein MTSIAPILTPLGHLLLEPVDDAPPLPGDVLDRLQEAFARGSGHGLLQLGAGEVGTALPGLFGYWCELAGRYVSAVCGQQDLGKSRSHTPIPPPPQDELEMLAVAAPPMMGAEYLTGPVLEALWNQLGAAFRIELAESKTSLQDFLRRKSPAWHLVGRVHFNLAENRRDEEAPFAFLATYTAQLSAHAKAQHLPLGRALTEYAGAANRSRLLSLLLPVQRAAEQCAWLKSMVDAGEIFHPLRWTPADAYQLLTDLPRLEAAGVIVRVPSTWRANRPPHPRVSAVVGSKPPSGLGTEALLDFRMEVTLDGESLTPVEVEQLLAGSDGLHLVRGRWVQVDRATLGRMLDELRAVEKVAEERGLGFAEAMRLVAGARFSGDERLDAAAPDWSRVAAGPWLATTLEGLRRPDGLARVDPGDALKTELRPYQQAGVRWLHLLSGLGLGACLADDMGLGKTMQVLALLLVLRSQDGSPDRGARRRRASLIVAPASLLANWESEAARFTPSLRTLVAHPSVLPSADLRTLDSGRLADVDLVITSYGTLVRTPALLEIPWELAVLDEAQAIKSPGARQTRTVKQLDARARIALTGTPVENRVGDVWSIFDFINPGLLGTSKEFGRFTKRLAAGSQSSYGPLRDLVRPYVLRRLKTDRSIIADLPDKTEVKAFCSLSRAQAALYQRSVTELARELAAADGIKRRGVVLAFLMRFKQICNHPSHWLGDGRWAEADSGKLSRLREIAEVIVAKQEKVLVFTQFREVTAPLAAFLGSVFGRPGLVLHGETSVKKRQALVQQFQEDERVPFFVLSLKAGGSGLNLTAASHVVHFDRWWNPAVENQATDRAFRIGQTKNVLVHKFLCRGTVEEKIDELIESKRQLSQDLLEGGADVLLTEMDDEALLKLVTLDLHAASQE from the coding sequence ATGACGTCGATCGCACCGATCTTGACCCCTCTCGGCCACCTTTTGCTCGAGCCGGTAGACGATGCGCCGCCGCTGCCGGGCGACGTGTTGGATCGGCTCCAGGAGGCATTTGCGCGCGGTTCCGGCCATGGACTGCTGCAGCTCGGAGCAGGGGAGGTGGGAACAGCCCTGCCCGGCCTGTTCGGCTACTGGTGCGAGCTCGCGGGACGATACGTGAGCGCCGTGTGCGGGCAGCAGGATCTCGGGAAGAGTCGCAGCCACACGCCAATTCCACCTCCGCCACAGGACGAGCTCGAGATGCTGGCCGTGGCCGCGCCGCCGATGATGGGCGCGGAATACCTGACGGGGCCCGTGCTGGAAGCGCTCTGGAACCAGCTGGGGGCGGCGTTCCGGATAGAGCTCGCCGAATCGAAAACCTCGCTCCAGGACTTTCTGCGGCGCAAGAGCCCCGCGTGGCACCTGGTTGGCCGCGTACACTTCAATCTCGCCGAGAACCGCCGCGACGAGGAGGCGCCGTTCGCGTTTCTCGCGACGTACACCGCGCAGCTCTCGGCGCACGCGAAAGCACAACACCTCCCGCTCGGCCGCGCGCTCACCGAGTACGCGGGTGCGGCAAACCGATCTCGGTTGCTCTCGTTGCTCTTACCCGTGCAACGGGCGGCAGAGCAGTGCGCTTGGCTGAAGTCGATGGTCGACGCGGGCGAGATCTTTCACCCGCTGCGATGGACACCTGCCGATGCCTATCAGCTGCTCACCGACCTCCCGCGTCTCGAGGCAGCAGGCGTCATCGTGCGCGTGCCCAGCACGTGGCGCGCGAATCGCCCTCCCCATCCTCGCGTGAGCGCCGTCGTCGGCAGCAAACCGCCCTCTGGTCTGGGCACGGAGGCGCTTCTCGACTTTCGCATGGAGGTGACGCTCGACGGCGAATCGCTGACTCCGGTGGAGGTCGAGCAACTGCTCGCAGGCTCCGATGGCTTGCACCTCGTCCGCGGCCGCTGGGTCCAGGTGGATCGCGCCACGCTTGGCCGCATGCTCGATGAGCTCCGCGCGGTCGAAAAGGTTGCCGAAGAGAGAGGTCTCGGGTTTGCGGAAGCGATGCGCCTCGTCGCCGGCGCGAGGTTCTCCGGCGACGAGCGGCTGGATGCTGCCGCTCCAGACTGGTCCCGTGTCGCCGCCGGTCCCTGGCTGGCAACGACGCTCGAGGGACTGCGCCGGCCGGACGGGCTCGCACGCGTCGACCCGGGAGACGCGCTGAAGACCGAGCTGCGTCCATATCAACAGGCCGGCGTGCGCTGGCTGCACCTGTTGTCGGGGCTCGGCCTCGGCGCCTGTCTCGCCGACGACATGGGGCTGGGAAAGACGATGCAGGTGTTGGCGCTGTTGTTGGTGCTGCGCAGTCAGGACGGCTCGCCGGATCGCGGCGCGCGCCGCCGGCGAGCGAGCCTGATCGTCGCGCCGGCGTCGCTCCTCGCCAACTGGGAGTCGGAAGCGGCTCGGTTCACGCCCTCCCTGCGGACGCTCGTCGCACACCCGTCGGTGCTACCGAGCGCCGATCTGCGAACGCTCGACTCGGGCCGGCTGGCGGATGTCGATCTCGTGATCACGAGCTACGGCACACTCGTCCGTACGCCCGCGCTCCTCGAGATCCCTTGGGAGCTGGCCGTGCTCGATGAAGCCCAGGCCATCAAAAGTCCTGGCGCAAGGCAGACGCGAACGGTCAAGCAGCTCGACGCGCGGGCGCGGATCGCGCTCACGGGCACGCCCGTGGAGAATCGGGTCGGGGACGTCTGGTCCATCTTCGACTTCATCAACCCCGGCTTGCTGGGCACCAGCAAGGAGTTCGGCCGGTTCACCAAACGCCTTGCCGCAGGGTCGCAGAGCAGCTATGGGCCGCTGCGTGATCTCGTCCGACCGTACGTCCTCCGGCGACTCAAGACGGACAGGTCGATCATTGCCGACCTGCCGGACAAGACCGAAGTGAAGGCGTTCTGCTCGCTCAGCCGCGCGCAGGCCGCCCTGTATCAGCGAAGCGTGACAGAGCTGGCCAGGGAGCTCGCCGCGGCCGACGGAATCAAGCGCAGGGGCGTGGTGCTCGCGTTTCTCATGCGCTTCAAGCAGATCTGCAATCATCCATCGCACTGGTTGGGCGACGGTCGGTGGGCAGAGGCTGATAGCGGAAAGCTGTCACGCTTACGTGAGATCGCCGAAGTCATCGTCGCAAAGCAGGAGAAGGTGCTCGTCTTCACCCAGTTCCGCGAGGTCACCGCTCCCTTGGCGGCCTTTCTCGGCTCGGTATTCGGCCGGCCCGGGCTCGTGCTGCACGGCGAGACCAGCGTGAAGAAGCGCCAGGCGCTCGTCCAGCAGTTTCAGGAGGACGAGCGCGTGCCCTTCTTCGTCTTGTCGCTCAAGGCCGGCGGCTCGGGCCTCAATCTCACGGCGGCGTCGCACGTCGTTCACTTCGACCGCTGGTGGAATCCGGCTGTCGAGAACCAGGCAACCGACCGCGCGTTCCGCATCGGGCAGACCAAGAACGTGCTCGTGCACAAGTTCTTGTGCCGCGGAACGGTTGAGGAGAAGATCGACGAGTTGATCGAGTCGAAGCGGCAGCTCTCCCAGGATCTGCTCGAGGGCGGCGCCGACGTGCTGCTTACCGAGATGGATGACGAGGCGCTGCTGAAGCTCGTGACACTCGATCTACACGCCGCATCGCAGGAATGA
- a CDS encoding cyclic nucleotide-binding domain-containing protein, translating to MPRKPPPASVTAALVDVKAFLKSAGVSSRIVRFATGAGVFVQGAQANTLFYIQDGGVKLSVLSSAGKEAVVAMLGPGDFFGEGCLAGQPLRMGSATAVVPTAVLRIHKRDMLRMLHDHSEFSDRFIAHMLARNIRIEEDLVDQLFNSSEKRLARTLLLLARYGREETTQRALPKLSQETLAEMVGTTRSRVNFFMNKFRKLGLIEYNGKLKVNGSLLSIVLHD from the coding sequence ATGCCGCGAAAACCGCCTCCCGCCAGCGTGACAGCCGCCTTGGTCGATGTGAAGGCGTTCCTCAAGTCGGCCGGCGTGTCCTCCCGCATCGTTCGGTTTGCGACCGGCGCCGGCGTGTTCGTCCAGGGTGCACAGGCGAACACCCTCTTTTACATCCAGGATGGCGGCGTGAAGCTGTCGGTGTTGTCCTCGGCGGGAAAGGAGGCCGTCGTCGCCATGCTCGGGCCCGGCGACTTCTTCGGTGAGGGGTGCCTGGCGGGGCAGCCGCTGCGCATGGGAAGCGCCACGGCCGTCGTGCCGACGGCTGTCCTCCGGATCCATAAACGCGACATGCTTCGGATGCTGCACGACCACTCCGAGTTCTCCGACCGATTCATCGCCCACATGCTGGCGCGCAACATTCGAATCGAAGAGGACCTCGTCGATCAGCTCTTCAACTCGAGCGAGAAGCGGCTCGCCCGCACGCTGCTGCTCCTCGCACGATACGGGAGGGAAGAGACGACCCAGCGGGCGCTGCCCAAGCTGTCACAGGAGACTCTCGCCGAGATGGTGGGAACGACGCGGTCGCGTGTGAACTTCTTCATGAACAAGTTCCGCAAGCTCGGCCTCATCGAGTACAACGGGAAGCTCAAGGTGAACGGCTCCCTACTGAGTATCGTTCTTCACGACTGA
- a CDS encoding VOC family protein, with protein sequence MPTITPFLWFDTKAEEAMSFYASIFERSKVISVNRADGKVMSVQFELEGQKFMALNAGPHFKFTEAISFFVGCETQEEIDELWTKLTADGGAPSRCGWLKDKFGLSWQIIPNELGVMLGDQDAAKSQRVMNAMLQMDKLDLKRLQQAYHEA encoded by the coding sequence ATGCCGACAATCACGCCATTTCTCTGGTTCGACACCAAGGCCGAAGAGGCCATGAGCTTCTACGCCTCGATTTTCGAGCGCTCGAAGGTCATCTCGGTCAATCGGGCGGACGGGAAGGTGATGTCCGTGCAGTTCGAGCTCGAGGGCCAGAAGTTCATGGCCCTCAACGCCGGTCCGCACTTCAAGTTCACCGAGGCGATCTCGTTCTTCGTGGGTTGCGAGACCCAGGAGGAAATAGACGAGCTCTGGACGAAGCTCACCGCCGATGGCGGCGCGCCCAGTCGATGCGGCTGGCTGAAGGACAAGTTCGGACTGTCGTGGCAGATCATTCCGAACGAGCTCGGCGTGATGCTGGGGGATCAGGATGCGGCGAAATCCCAGCGGGTCATGAACGCCATGCTCCAGATGGACAAGCTCGATCTGAAGCGGTTGCAGCAGGCGTACCACGAGGCATAA
- a CDS encoding FAD-containing oxidoreductase: MTSFDAIIIGAGQAGPPLAGRLTGAGMTVALVERKLFGGTCVNTGCMPTKTLVASAYAAHLARRAADYGVVLSGDPQIDMAKVKSRADAVSAKARGGVEKWLRGMSGCTVLEGHAHFESPNTVRVGEQRLTAPRIFINVGGRAVVPDMPGVGEVPYLTNTSILMLDHVPRHLVVVGGSYVGLEFAQMYRRFGAEVTVVEKAPRLIAREDEDVSLAVGDILEAEGIAIRTEATCIGLAPRDQGIAVSVDCTHGSPEAIGTHVLLAVGRLPNTDDLGLDRAGVTTDARGYITVDESLATSVPGIWALGDCNGRGAFTHTAYNDFEIVAANLLDGARRELRARVPAYALYIDPPLGRVGVTEAQARASGRPLLIGKRPMSRVGRAIEKGETQGFMKVVVDAETRSILGAAILGTGGDEAIHGVLDIINARVPYDVLQRAVPIHPTVSELIPTLLRDMQPEPARR, translated from the coding sequence GTGACGAGCTTCGACGCCATCATTATCGGTGCGGGCCAGGCCGGTCCGCCGCTCGCGGGCCGGCTGACTGGCGCCGGCATGACGGTCGCACTCGTCGAGCGCAAGCTCTTCGGCGGCACGTGCGTCAACACCGGCTGCATGCCGACCAAGACCCTCGTGGCAAGCGCCTACGCGGCACATCTCGCCCGACGAGCCGCAGACTATGGCGTCGTCCTGTCCGGCGACCCGCAGATCGACATGGCCAAGGTCAAGTCCCGCGCCGACGCCGTGTCGGCGAAGGCGCGCGGCGGCGTTGAGAAGTGGCTGCGTGGGATGTCTGGCTGCACGGTGCTCGAAGGTCATGCGCACTTCGAGTCGCCGAACACCGTTCGTGTGGGCGAGCAACGGCTGACCGCTCCACGCATCTTCATCAATGTCGGCGGACGTGCCGTCGTGCCCGACATGCCAGGCGTTGGTGAGGTGCCATACCTGACCAACACCTCAATCCTGATGTTGGACCATGTGCCTCGGCACCTGGTGGTCGTCGGAGGCAGCTACGTCGGCCTCGAGTTCGCGCAGATGTACAGGCGGTTCGGCGCGGAGGTGACCGTCGTGGAGAAGGCGCCACGATTGATAGCCCGCGAAGACGAGGATGTCTCCCTGGCAGTCGGAGACATCCTGGAAGCCGAGGGCATCGCGATCCGCACGGAGGCCACGTGCATCGGCCTTGCGCCGCGCGATCAGGGTATCGCGGTCTCCGTCGACTGCACCCACGGGTCGCCCGAAGCGATCGGAACACACGTGCTGCTGGCGGTCGGCCGCCTTCCGAACACCGACGATCTAGGGCTGGACAGAGCAGGGGTCACCACCGACGCTCGCGGCTACATCACCGTTGACGAGAGCTTGGCCACCAGCGTCCCCGGGATCTGGGCGCTCGGCGACTGCAACGGTCGCGGTGCCTTCACGCACACTGCGTACAACGATTTCGAGATTGTCGCCGCCAATTTGCTGGACGGCGCACGCCGCGAGCTGCGAGCGCGCGTGCCGGCGTATGCCCTGTACATCGATCCACCCCTGGGGCGTGTCGGGGTCACAGAGGCCCAGGCGCGGGCGAGCGGCCGTCCGCTCCTGATCGGCAAGCGGCCGATGAGCCGTGTCGGCCGGGCCATCGAGAAGGGTGAGACGCAGGGCTTCATGAAGGTCGTCGTCGACGCAGAGACCAGGAGCATTCTTGGTGCGGCTATCCTCGGTACCGGGGGGGATGAAGCGATCCACGGCGTGCTCGATATCATCAATGCGCGCGTGCCGTACGATGTGCTTCAGCGTGCAGTACCGATTCATCCGACTGTCTCCGAGCTCATTCCGACGCTGCTTCGCGACATGCAACCAGAGCCCGCGCGCCGTTGA
- a CDS encoding DUF4287 domain-containing protein, with product MARSDAVRRATGRDRDEWFALLDAWRAAGRQYREIADWLMGEHDVSRWWPRSSL from the coding sequence ATGGCAAGAAGCGACGCCGTGCGGCGCGCGACCGGGCGAGATCGGGACGAGTGGTTTGCCCTGCTCGACGCGTGGCGTGCTGCGGGCCGTCAGTACCGAGAGATCGCCGACTGGCTCATGGGCGAGCACGACGTCAGCAGGTGGTGGCCCAGAAGCTCACTGTAA